Within the Opitutaceae bacterium TAV5 genome, the region GGGCATGTGCCCGCGCACTTTACGCTGATCCTCGGCAGTGTCGGTGTGTTTTACGGGGCGGCTTTCATGTGGGTCTGCTTCAAGGTGAGGGAAGGCGACTATCCGCCGCCTCCGGAAGACGATGGCGGGCCGGTGGCGGGCAACGGACGTCCGGTGGTCGGTCGCGGTTTTTTCGCCGCGGTGCGCACCTACTTCCGCGAGTGCTTTACCAGTTCCTACTACATCTCGATTTTCGTGATGCTCACGATGGGAACGATGTCGTTTCTCCCGGTAAACGCCTTTTCGATTCCCTACGCCCGAAGTCTGGACATGAGCATGGAGTTTTACGGCAAATGCCTCGCGCTGACTTTCGGAATCTCGCTCTGCCTTTCGTATTTTCTCGGCTGGCTGGCCGACATTTTTCATCCGATCCGCATGAGCATCGTCGCGCTGCTCGCCTACCTGTTCGTGACGGCATGGAGCTGGGTTTTCGCCACTACGCCGGAACGCTTCGCCGTGGCCTTTGTGATGCACGCGGTGACGTCGGGCATCTACGTGACGAGTGTGGCCTCTCTCGGGCAGCGCCTGTATCCGCATTCCCGGTTTGCCCAGTTCGCCTCGGCTGGCGGCATTTTCATGTCGCTGGTGACGATGACGCTGAGCCCGCTGACGGGGATGGTCATCGATTGGGCCGGCTTGGTTTACCGGCATACGTTCCTGATCGGCGGTTGCCTGACCCTGGTCGCGCTGGCGGCGTCGTTTTACGCCTACGGCAAATTCATGCGGCTCGGCGGCCCGAAAAACTATGTGGCGCCGGAGTAGCCGTCGGGTTACCCGTGGGGTGGAAATCAGAAACCTTGAAAAACGAATAAAACTGACATGCCGTTTATTAACAAGCATATCCAAATTACATGAAAAATAAGATTTAAGATATTAAGGTTTGACCCGAATGGCGCTAAGTTAAGGTCATTTTCCGATTATTTTTGTCGTCTGGATATGGATACGCACATCTGATGTCTGGGACGGGTCATGAACTGGTAGCCTTTCGGGCGTCGTTTGAGGCATCGAGGTTCGGAGCGATCGGGGCGGAAGGGGAGCGGATCGGATGCCAGGGCGAGCAGGAGGTCCCCGAGGCGAGTGGAAGCCTGCGGGGAGCAGGCGGCGAAGAGAGGGGCGAAGGCGCGCAGGGTGCTGACGGTGCCCTTGAACGAGATACGGGAGGGAGGCACATCGTGCTGGCGGGCTGCCTCGAGCATGAGCAGGCGGATCAGGTTGTAGACGATGGCCTGCATGAGGATCTCCTTTTCGATCATGGCCGGGGTCTGCGTGCGCAGCACATCCAGCCCCAGGGTGGTCTTGATGCTGCGGAAGTTCAGTTCGACCTGCCAGCGCAGGCGGAACAGGCCGGCGATGGCCGCATCCGGATACATCGCTTCATCAAGCAGCGTGGTGACCACGGCGATGTGGTCGGTGCGGAAGCCGGGTACCCGGACACGGAAACGCACCACGCGCAGGGGCAGGCCGGCCGGCAGTTCTTTCCACAGGGATTTTTCCCATGGCCCCTGTCGTTGCGGTTTGGGCCAGCAGACCGGACCGGTCCCGGTTTTGCGTCCCTGGTGCAGGCGCATGACCACATCGACACCCTTGCGCCGGAACAGGGCGATCAGCGCCCAGTTGCAAAATCCACGATCCGTCAGCAACACCTCGCCCGGATGAACCCAGCCGATCACCTGACGCGCCAGCGGCGCCTCGTGGGCCTTCCACGAGGAGACCACGAACCTGACCAGGTGCCCGGTGCACAGCGAGAACAGGCCCAGGAACTGGCCGGTGGGGAACCCGCAGCCCTTGCGCTGACACCCCGCATACGGGAAAACCTTCCGGTTGGCCGCGGTGTCGGGCATGGACAGGCCGCAGCCATCCAGCACCTTGACCGTCCGGCCCTGCCACCGGTCCGCCTGTCGCGCCCGTGTGTCGCCATGCCGCGCCAGCTGCCCGAAGGCCGCTCGCAGAACCTGGACAGGGAGCCGGCGGCGAGCCTGGCAATACCCTGCGCTCGAGTCGTCCACCCCTGCCGCGCCTCCCGCGGCCAGATACCACGCCTGCACCCGCCGCACCGCATCCCGGCAACTGGCTCCCCGCTGCATCACCTGCCCCAGAAACGCGCAAAAGGTGACCCACGGCGTGAACACCCGTTCCCGTTCACCGGCCCCGTCAAACAGCTTCGCCGGCACGAACCGGCCCGCCACCGCCGCCAGCCCGTCCAGCTTCAGCGCCTTGCCCGACAGCCTTTCGGCCTGCCTGCCCAACCGCCCACCGCACAAACGATGCGAAAACCCGGGAAGATATAACGTGTTGATCCTCATCAAGTTGATGATTATCAGACGATTTTAGCATATCAATCTAATAATCAAGTGATTATAAAACTAATACTGCCCTTCCCCCGCTCTTTGCCTTGCCCTAACTTAGCGCCATTCAGGTTTGACCCTGTCGGATGGGCCTTCCGCTTGGTCCTCAAAGACATCAAGCAAGCCCCCTTCTCGGGTTTGCCTCATGATCTCAAGAGACTTCTGTGCGCCCTCTTGCAAACCTGTCCGCCAAGCATCTACTTCGGTTTTAGAATAGTTCTCTGGACTGATAATCAATGCACCTATTGCATCTGGTCCCAGTTCAAGCCCATATCTATAACCCGTGTAATAAGCATTGTTTTCTTCATGGTTATTATAGTGAACTGGACCTAATGCCGCCATTAATTTCTCTATCTGTTCTTCGGTTATTCCTTGGGTCTTAGGTGAATACTCCATATAGGCGTCATGTTTGCACCCGGCGGCTAAAAAAGAAAGTGCGATGAATAGTATGTTTTTCATTATTTTAATCAATCCATACAACTGGAATTAGATCTCCACTTATATCCTGTATGTTATCAATACCAACCATCCTTAGTTCACCATTGAAGTTACCGGTGATGATATTTTCTTGGCCGATCTTTGCCTGTACCTGCACTGCAATTTCCTTGTAATGCATGATCATACGATCGCCACGTTCCATTGATTTTCTAAACTTTTGCTCCCAGTCTTTTTGGCAGGCATCTCCGATACCTATCCCTTTCATCTTATTATATTCTTTTTCAACCAATCCATACATCCCTTTGTAAAAATGTGTCCAAACCTTGATTCTTTTATCTTCGTGAGCCAAGATGGCAGATCGGCCACCAGCACTTACCTTGTGCCCTCCGACAATTACCCCGCGCTTTGCGCGGTAACTTGAGATTTCGAAGATAAAATTCAATTTGTTTCGATCTCCACATTCACATTTCTTGTCATCATTATAAAAGTCGATTTTGTGGTGTGTCTTGTCAAGTGGAACTTCTGTCCATCCATAGGTTCTACCTCGTCCAGCAGGCCCGCCTAACCTTAGGTCATTTCCGTCTACGTCTATCTTCTTAATCGTTATTCTAACCGAACCGTGCGGATCGATGGTGTTCACAGGATCGGGAAAACCATATAAATTGATGCCGCCGTCTTCTTCTATAATATCTCGATTTATCCATCGTCCGAAATTCGGACTATAGTATCGGTATCCATAGTAAAGAAGAGCGGTTTCGGTATCGTGATATTTGGTGGAGAAGCCAAATGGTAACTCACCATTGGTACCGGTGGCCACCATGCGTGAGCCAAAAGCGCAATATTCATATTGACCCGCGGGGGAGCCGCTTGCGACATCAATCCATATGACGATATTTCCGTTGGCATCATATCCAGGGGCGTATGTATCTGGTATGGCAGTAGTCCAGAGTAGGCCTCCTACACCTCCGGCTTCCTGAATGGTTTCACTCAAGTCCAAGCCCCATGTGTATGAGCGGGTAACGCTTCCGCCATTCAGAGCGTCGTATTCGGCAAGCAGATTCCAACCATCGTAGAGGAAACGAATATCGGAGGCCGGAGACCAGAGGCCGGAAGCCTGATTCCAAGTTTGGGCTACCTTACGGATGCGTCGGGCTTGGTCGTCGTAAGCAAATTCCAGTCGTTGTTTCAGATTCGGATAAAGGCTGGCGATTGCCAAGCGGGTTTCCATCGCCACAAGACGGTTTTCGGCATCCCATGTATAATCCCAGAGTCCGTCTTCGGTCAGATTGCCGTCAGCGTCATAGGTGAGTGCTTCCGGATCCTTGGCCAGAAAGGCATCGCGCAGTTCGGTGGCAACCTGTTCGGGGGATTTTTTTACGGCCTGCACTTTGAGCGAAACTTGTGCGGCATTGGTCATATTATCCACTGCCAGCGCGTGAAAGAAATCAGCCTCGGTGCGCGTGGTCAGGTGGTCATTCGCCAGCACGGTGGTGTCGACATTGGCGGAGCCACGAACATCTATGAAGGCAGGCACGTCTCGCTGTTCGTACTGGTTGAGGGTATTACTCGTGTAGCTAGCGACGCGTCCGTTGGTCACGGTCTGCGTGCGGTTGCCAATGACATCGAAGGTGTAACCGAAGGCATAGCCGGGGAGCGAGGATGCGTCGGCGAGGCGTTTTTCGGCGGAAGTTAGCTGTCCGAGCGCATCGTATCCGTAATTCCAAGAGCGGCTATCTTCATGCGTAACCTGCGTGCGCTGGTTGGCAGCGTTATACGTGTAATCACGGCGGGCGTGGAGGATGGAGCCGTTGCCGAGCGTGTCCACGCGGGTGATGCGCCCGAGCGCGTCGAACGTGCGCTCTTGCCGGACGCGTTCGGTGCCGTTGTTGCGGATTGTCGTGGTGGTGACTGCCCCAAGGTGGGGATGATACGTATAGGTGGCGGAATGAGTCCCCTGCGCGAGGGTGGCGAGGTGTGAGCCGGCGTCGTAAGTATAAATTACAGCCGGAATATCCGTTGCGGTGTAGCCGGACGGGCGTTGCAGGGCGTCCCAAGTGCGCGTAAGCGATTTACCCGAGAGCAGGCCGGTTCCCGAGTATGTTTCGGAGGTGAGCCGCCGGTTGTCGTCGTACGTGCGGGTGAGCAGGCCTGCCGCGTCGCTCGTGGTGAGGATCTGTCCGGAACGGGTGTATGTGTAAGTGACGGTCGGTGTGCTGTCGCTGTAGGTCACGGAAGCCAGGCCACCGGCATCGGTGTAGCCGTAAGTGGTGACGACGCCGCGTGCCCAAGCACGCGTGGCGAGCCGTCCGGCTGGCGTGTATGTATAGGTCGGTCCTTGGTTGTCGGCATAACGCTTGTTGAGCAGCCAGCCGCGTTGCGGGTCGTAATTCCAGGTCGTGACGGCCTCGCCGGCAGTGCCGGCAAAGTCCTTCCAGGTGGTCAGCGTACGGAGCCGGCCCTGCGCGTCGTACGTGTATTCGGACGGATACGTGCGTGCGCCCCAGGTACGCTTTACCTGCCCGGTCGGGTAGTACGTCGTCTCGGTTTCGGTTCCGTCGGGATACGTG harbors:
- a CDS encoding MFS transporter, which produces MKVDSPCPVHGSGRNAAAPAAPKTWTAGTLTYTSAGLVALFLWLLFGDFAWSMRDRSVGPMAHWYLKNLGVSNVLFGLLVSSFPAAVGLILGPVISMKSDRYRSKRGRRIPFLLVTTPIGAFGMIGLAVTPFIAKRVHGLFPDQSEMVVAVLCFGVFWAAFEFATIAGQAVFGGLINDVVPKPLLGRFYGLFRAVSLIDGIIFNYWIMGHVPAHFTLILGSVGVFYGAAFMWVCFKVREGDYPPPPEDDGGPVAGNGRPVVGRGFFAAVRTYFRECFTSSYYISIFVMLTMGTMSFLPVNAFSIPYARSLDMSMEFYGKCLALTFGISLCLSYFLGWLADIFHPIRMSIVALLAYLFVTAWSWVFATTPERFAVAFVMHAVTSGIYVTSVASLGQRLYPHSRFAQFASAGGIFMSLVTMTLSPLTGMVIDWAGLVYRHTFLIGGCLTLVALAASFYAYGKFMRLGGPKNYVAPE
- a CDS encoding transposase IS4, with the protein product MRINTLYLPGFSHRLCGGRLGRQAERLSGKALKLDGLAAVAGRFVPAKLFDGAGERERVFTPWVTFCAFLGQVMQRGASCRDAVRRVQAWYLAAGGAAGVDDSSAGYCQARRRLPVQVLRAAFGQLARHGDTRARQADRWQGRTVKVLDGCGLSMPDTAANRKVFPYAGCQRKGCGFPTGQFLGLFSLCTGHLVRFVVSSWKAHEAPLARQVIGWVHPGEVLLTDRGFCNWALIALFRRKGVDVVMRLHQGRKTGTGPVCWPKPQRQGPWEKSLWKELPAGLPLRVVRFRVRVPGFRTDHIAVVTTLLDEAMYPDAAIAGLFRLRWQVELNFRSIKTTLGLDVLRTQTPAMIEKEILMQAIVYNLIRLLMLEAARQHDVPPSRISFKGTVSTLRAFAPLFAACSPQASTRLGDLLLALASDPLPFRPDRSEPRCLKRRPKGYQFMTRPRHQMCVSISRRQK